The Apostichopus japonicus isolate 1M-3 chromosome 1, ASM3797524v1, whole genome shotgun sequence DNA segment ACTCTGCAGTGCTTTACGCATGGCAGTGTGCAAGGTATATACTCTCATACTACAAGACAGAGACGTTACGAGTTATACTTTGTTTAAATCGGTTCCGAGTCGAGTCACTGCCAGTGACTTCATGACTCGAGGAGACTGGATCTTTGGCTCGAGTCACTGTCTTATATTTACGGATAAAAGCTTTACGAATTTGTTCTAAATTCACGTCACTTTTGAAATTAAACTGACACCGGCAGaactgtatgtattttagatcctcctgcaagcaggaactcgcgaagaagccaaaATTGGCTTATctaagccgcaagctgaccgaagtcagtctcttagattcatatttaacgtccatgattaggaattgtcaattgtcaacaactctgtaactggacgacatacattaatcttggagtgactcgaacttgggaccttataattaaaaggcaccggcgttaaacACTGAGCTAGGTAAAATTTAGGTAAAATTGCTGCAAATTAAAGACACGTACAGTTCCCTACAGTTCACCCAGCCATGGAAATAGTACAATATACTTCCATGGACTCCGCTGAACACATCATTACATATTATGACGTACCTCCTGAAAATAGTACTGAGAAAGGCCTTATATAAAAGTGTAAAAGTGACTGTACTATGTTGTTACCTTCGTCGACACCTGTATATGATGTTAAACGTGACATGCAGACAATTACCCAATGTATCCTCGGGATAAAATCGGTTACAACACCGGGAATGAAGGAGTTAGCGcttgataaaaataataatgtatgtatgtatgtatgcgtgtatgtatgtatgtatgtatgtatgtatgtatgtatgtatgtatgtatgtatgtatgtatgtatgtatgtatgtatgtatgtatgtatgtaggtaggtaggtatgtatgtatgtatgtatgtatgtgtgtgtgtgtatgtatgtatgtatgtatgtatgtatgtatgtatgtatgtatgtatgtatgtatgtgtgtatgtatgtatgtatgtatgtatgtatgtatgtatgtatgtatgtatgtatgtatgtatgtatgtatgtatgtatatctaaGGTAtctaaggtatatatatatctaaggTATCATCTAagcgtttatatatatatatatatatatatatacattctgtTATAATAGGATATGGGGCTTAAAATTAGGGTAAGTTGGCGATTGTGAGGACCGTCAAGAGTGCTTACTCTTTGCGCTAAGGTACTTTCCTATGTAAACATATGACACTAAAAATTTTTCCTTCCATACAACTCATTTCCATACTTTCATGGGCTATACGGGCCTCGCTATAAAGAGTCTCTTCTATGTATTAAAGTCATGTTTCATTTGTACGGAAACCCTCATCGCGTCGTATCGCAAGTTCCATTTCCCAAATGTAGCTTTCCATATGATATTACATTGATAGTACATGGCattagctcccccccccccccccgcccgtatggaaagccattttaacaattaatcgggaatttcagatatcttaaattatttcttattttagatatctaaaattctatttcagatatctaaaattttattcgagatatctgaaattgaatctgaaattgaattcgagatatctaaaatagatttcgagatatctgaaattctaattcagatatctgaaattgaattcgagatatctgaaattgaattcgagatatctgaaattgaattcgagatatctgaaattctatttcagatatctgaaattgaattcgagatatctgaaattgaattcgagatatctgaaattgaattcgagatatctgaaaatgaattcgagatatctcgaattcaatttcagatatctgaaattccctggtatttcgagatatctaaaattgattttaagatatctgcaattatttgtagatatcttaaataaattggagatatctgtaatttaatttgagatatctgaaattatttcgagatatctgaaattccttattaaatgttaaaacggctttccatacgcccGCAAATGATCTTTAGTACACgacaataaccccccccccccccccactccattCCTCAAAATAAATTGTCCTGTAAAAAACGGTATTCAAGAGCAGGCACGGATTTAATTTCAAAgataaaacatgatatttttaacatgtacttatatatattttggggtTTCCTCAAACccatacccacacacacacacactttgtGGCTATGGGAATGAATATGGGTATATTGGTGCATGGGTGTATATGGGGGTATATGGGTATGGGAATGATTATGGGTATATGTGTATGTGGGTATATGGCTACGTGGGTATATTGGTGCATTTGTATAAGGGTATAGGGAATCGGAATGGGTATATGGGTCTGCTGTTATACAGAGAATTTCGGTTACACGATAATCTTATCCCATTTTTAAtgttcaaaagaaagaaaaataaacagtttcTGAATTCGAGGTCAAATTTAAAAAGATCACGGGACAAAATAATATAACTTTTCGTATTTTCTAAATATTTATCACTTCTGTGACGAGTCTTTGACATTAAGTttgtaacaagaaaataatctAGGAAGAAAAATGAACACGCAATAACAAATGTCGTGTATATAAAACGAAAAACATGTGAAATTACTTTATCGACTTTTTCAAAGATAAAATTGACAAAAAGTTTAATTTGTTACGTCagaggaaaaacaaaacattcctgaaaaaaaaagacttcgtcttataatcataaaaatgaagataatatcttcttttttttcagacatATTTCCATGTTACTAAaccataggcctatattgacATCATCATAATAATGTACCGTGGTCaacttcataaatattcataatttccATACAATATACTTCACAAGATCTTCTGATCACAGAAAACGTTTAAAAATGATGCAAAATACAACTGCATGATTTGACGAAAACTCTTGTTTCATAAGACCAACAAAAAATCGCATTAAGATAGCCTAAATATACAACAACTAGTAAATTTAATTTCACGTTATATATAGGAAAAATGGAGTAAACATTTCTCAACGAAAACAcaacaaatatattcatttttagtTTTTCCCGTCACATAGGGGATTGGGTGGGatgggaaagggggagggtgatcgccccccccccccattgatgACGTTTAGCCtatttacatacagtacatcaAGCTATCCAACAATATATACCACTAAACTGACAGTGCCGTTTTCCCCATACTTTGAGTCATCTCAAAACTGTTCGCATAAATTATCTCAATTATGGATGTAATTATGTCGAACTTGAGTATTGCTTGGTcatttttgtcttttatatTCACAGTTGCCGActctccccccttccccccccccccatcctatATATACGGGTCTAGATTTGGTTAACTGTTAGAACGATAACACGGaattttaaaatgttcaaaatttaaatgtttcattttttgcgCATCTTTACAATCTGTAATGATACCTCTGTTTATTTCAGAAGCCCAGATTTCTCAGGGTATAAGaagttttcttgtatttttcgTATCCACTTTATTAAGGAAATTTACTCgttggtatataaataaaacggttgatttgaaaaatatgataaattccTTTAGCCCTTTCTGCCTGATTTGGGTTTCTGTCGTTAAGAAAAAgtataaatttttaatttttttttgaagtaTTGTAAGGTTAATTTTCAGAAAGGATATTTATATGCTGATAGTCAAAATCGTAGcatttatttgaagaaaaaaaatcagtaattttaatgactttataCTTCTTAAAAAGATGCGTcgaagttttaaaaaaaaatgttatctcaaaatgatgaaatgaatcCCATGTATAGAATTTTTTTCCAGCAAACTTCAAAGCCGGTTTCACGGCCAAACATTAACAATATAACATGGCTGATAACTTCAATTGCTTGGCATTCTTTTTAACTTTAAAAACCTCATATGATTCATATactaaaagaaatttgaaaatattagaTGAAAAACTATTCCCTCTTATTCGTTCACTGAAAATCaataacaacaattttttgttatatttttaatcaGGACCAAAATGACTGATAAATTGATGTGATTAATActtgttacatatatatcatattgttttttcatgttAAATATTTACACTTGCAATGAAATGAAGCTTGAACTGAAAGACATAATTTTATATTATAAGAATAATCATGTATAAGGATTGACCGCAGACGATAATAGTTTAATAGTCACCAATGTCAGGGGCTTAGAAACTACAGAGCCAGTCATTTATCTCCCActcaacccaccccccccccccttcctaacTCTTTCGCTTATCTCACACTATACTTAGCTAAAAATTACATTAGAGAGAAGTTTCCGAGTAAACCAATCTTTCTGAAATGTCATGTTTTCTGTAGCTTGGAAATCGCTACGACATCACGAGAAATTTTTTCAAAATGCAGCAAACTCAAGGAGCAACGTCTCTGTTCCCTTGGCGTccccttcacccctcccctcccccgcccgttcaaaacaaaattaaatatagCATGACAATTGtgttgaattttgttttaaggATATTATAGAGCTGGGATtattttagcaatttttttctattttatttgcTACTTAAATCCCAACTTTTAGCAAGTGTAGTTCTTCAGCTTTACTGCTCAAGTTGtatttcaaatatcaaaatagaaatattgacaattttGGAGATTCATATGTGTGATTTTATATGGGATTACACAAAGATATATCAAAGAAAGTGTCTAGAGAAAATATTTGGAATCGAATCATAATGTAAATTACTTTCATTTACCCGAAGTTAGTGATACCAAAATCTATGCAGGTGTCTTATGTTCATCAATTATTAAGCTATTTTGAGTAATAATTGGTgcaggtttggtaaaattgtcgTCCAAACACAAATTATGATGTAGATAAATGGGTTTCCATTTTGCTTTTGCAAGGAAGACAATGaccataaaaacaaaaatgattttgCTACAGCGGGTTATAGGTTCAATGCATGCAGGTTGACTACCATGTAAAAGGTGATAAAGTACAGCCTAAGGTTATGAGCATGCATAGTTTCAAGGTTTTACATACCGGAATAGACGGGACGAAACGCAGTGACATCTTCGGTCTCTTCCAGTAATCTTTGCAGAAAATCAATATACGATATCGCTCCACGTAAAGTGTCTACCTTACTAACACGTCTACCAATTTTGGTGGACCATGGTAGAACTCTTCTGAGACAATCGAATCCATTATTGAGAAGGCTTACCCTTTCTCTTTCCCTAGCGTTCAGATCAACTCTATTTCGTCCCTGTGGATCCTCGCTAAGGTCGCCATTTTGAATACCATCATCGTCCAATTGGGAACTATCTTTCAATTCGTCTGATGAGGAAGGACATTTTACACTTTGTCTTCTTCTTGCTTTCTGTACGGCTGATTTTCTTCCTCTAATAAATCGAGTTCTAACAGCCGGAAAACGAGACTCTTGTGTGGGCAACCTAGAAGGAAGAAGGGGCACAGAAGGGGGTACGAAGCGGACTGGTGCTCTAAAGACCGATAGAGGTGGTAAAGACACGGATAAAGCCGGTTGTATCGGGTAGACGGTCGCTGTTCTACCGTTTGTCCCGAGGTTAGTACTGTTACTACCTGCACTGACTGATATATACTGACCGGCGAAGCCTAACACTGGTTTCGGACGAACTGGCATCGGTAAGTTTCTCTGTTTAGTTTCATCGTTTTTACTAGTTATGTTCACAATTGAATGCGAAATCACTTTCGAAGAAGAATCGgataatgtttgcaaaattctCGTACCAATATCGCTGACTTCTGTTTCCGTGACGGACGAACTCGATGGCGTTGCTGCAGTGCTCCCTATGGACGAAATGCTCTGTAAACAAGATAAGTTTATTCGTCGCGTCACTGACGGGGGCTCGCGAACTATTGGCGTTTTTGCGCCTGCACTGGTAGACATTAGTCTTATCTTGGAAAAATCTTCGTTTTCTCCCAACTCAATCTctattttgtcttgtttttccTGCTCTTTGCTCAAAACTTCGGTCGAATTTCCCGAGCAGACAATTGAGTTATTGGTATAGTTAATCCCACTGTCTGTTCCCTCCGTCAAGTTTTCGACATCTGTATCAGTACACATAACAGATACCGgtatgttgttattattaccGTCTGACAAATGACAATTGGTCTGAATGAACGACTCTTGGATGATACCTTGTTCGTTGGCACAATTAGGGACCACCTCGGTATTTATAACCGCCGACGACGATGATGGGCCCCTTATCGTATCGGCTTGGTCCACGGCGAATCTAGCAAACTCTCGGAGATGGGTACCGTAATCCGACGCTGCAGTGATGTTGGGTTGTGTCGGTTGGTTAGTTGTGGTAGACAAATTTAAAGGCAACTCCTGAAAAGTTTGACTTTGATTCACCCCGATACCGTTAATGTTATAAGCTAAACTTCCACCGACCGTAGATTCACCTCCTTTCAAAATAGTTGCATTTGTATCAGCAGCTGATGTGACACACTGTATTGTATCTGTGTCACACACTGTGGCATACTGAACATTTTGAACAGTTGCCGCCTGCAGACCACTAGAGTTCAAGTTGGTATGAGTCTGCGCACTACCGACTAGATAAAAAGTATTCCCACCTTGGACTGGGTTCCATTGAATCACCGAAATGGGATATGCAGCTACAGTGATGCCCCCAGGATTTTCGTTCGCACAGGTTGGTACCGCTATAACTGTGACGTCATTGCTCGGTCCTTCCTGATTCAGAGCACCACCACTGGTAGGACAATGATCTTCGGGATAAACGTTGGAATCGGATAATCGAATGGTACGGTTATTATTTGAAGAGTCCCCAAGATAGGTAGCACTGCCAGCTGCACCCGATCCATTTGCCATGACGAAGAAATTATTGGTTTGACTTGAATCAGGCGCGTCTTCTGTAGTACCATCCATCCCTTCCATTACCGTAACTTTTACATTTACTAGTTCAAAACCATAAAATCAAGAAGTGCTCTTCGCcttgttttattgttgttgtctGTGGCACTAATTATCGATCAGTGCAAGAGCGTCCAAATATGATGTGTTGTAGCATAGCCGCCGAACATACACCAAATGAAGTAAGATC contains these protein-coding regions:
- the LOC139965546 gene encoding uncharacterized protein — translated: MEGMDGTTEDAPDSSQTNNFFVMANGSGAAGSATYLGDSSNNNRTIRLSDSNVYPEDHCPTSGGALNQEGPSNDVTVIAVPTCANENPGGITVAAYPISVIQWNPVQGGNTFYLVGSAQTHTNLNSSGLQAATVQNVQYATVCDTDTIQCVTSAADTNATILKGGESTVGGSLAYNINGIGVNQSQTFQELPLNLSTTTNQPTQPNITAASDYGTHLREFARFAVDQADTIRGPSSSSAVINTEVVPNCANEQGIIQESFIQTNCHLSDGNNNNIPVSVMCTDTDVENLTEGTDSGINYTNNSIVCSGNSTEVLSKEQEKQDKIEIELGENEDFSKIRLMSTSAGAKTPIVREPPSVTRRINLSCLQSISSIGSTAATPSSSSVTETEVSDIGTRILQTLSDSSSKVISHSIVNITSKNDETKQRNLPMPVRPKPVLGFAGQYISVSAGSNSTNLGTNGRTATVYPIQPALSVSLPPLSVFRAPVRFVPPSVPLLPSRLPTQESRFPAVRTRFIRGRKSAVQKARRRQSVKCPSSSDELKDSSQLDDDGIQNGDLSEDPQGRNRVDLNARERERVSLLNNGFDCLRRVLPWSTKIGRRVSKVDTLRGAISYIDFLQRLLEETEDVTAFRPVYSGMKSKIALFPYMLPLADGAISSMSFDVRGLQRQAPYVIHCNRIPTMPSYGDIAQAQLATSLHYKTHIPTQHRAFQLTTTTPFRSGALFLQECI